The following proteins are co-located in the Malassezia restricta chromosome II, complete sequence genome:
- a CDS encoding histone deacetylase: MVVLEYDASAYSKARVLPTFSDAPFFYDRTRYKADGAPDLNAGALLADAKTVHSHFNPRVSYYFTEGVSDYHYGEHHPMKPARLALTNRLVHGYGLHKYMDVYSPRWASREELERFHDSDYVDFLSKTTPTTPLSSAFTRFNFADDCPVFDGMYDFCRAYAGASLAAARRLRAGATDIAINWTGGLHHAKKFEASGFCYINDIVLAILELLQTFPRVLYIDIDIHHGDGVQEAFYTSNRVMTVSFHKYGNDFFPCTGDISETGVGLGKHFCLNVPLQDGIDDSSYVYLFKSVIEPCIYTFQPGAIVLQCGADSLGLDRLGCFNLSITAHGECVAFTKAFGLPLLVVGGGGYTIRNVARCWTYETSILTGTQIPDDLPHTPYDAFFAPTHRLHEPLNTRVENQNTRASLERTRVQILEHLRYLHGAPSVQMQELPPDLAGGWVDEPQEALA, encoded by the coding sequence ATGGTCGTGTTGGAATACGATGCTTCAGCCTATTCAAAGGCACGCGTACTTCCCACTTTTTCTGATGCGCCTTTTTTTTATGATCGCACCAGGTACAAAGCAGATGGTGCACCTGACTTGAATGCAGGTGCCTTGCTTGCTGATGCCAAAACTGTCCATTCTCATTTTAACCCTCGTGTATCGTATTATTTTACTGAAGGTGTTTCTGATTATCATTATGGAGAACACCACCCCATGAAGCCGGCTCGACTTGCCCTCACTAATCGTCTCGTTCATGGTTATGGTCTACACAAGTATATGGATGTGTACTCACCGCGTTGGGCGTCTCGAGAAGAATTGGAAAGATTCCATGACAGTGACTATGTGGACTTTCTGAGCAAGACCACACCAACAACCCCTCTTTCTTCTGCCTTTACGCGCTTTAATTTCGCTGATGATTGTCCAGTGTTCGACGGCATGTATGATTTTTGCCGGGCCTATGCTGGTGCCTCTCTAGCTGCTGCTAGAAGGCTTCGAGCAGGTGCAACAGATATTGCTATCAATTGGACTGGCGGTCTTCATCACGCGAAAAAGTTCGAGGCGAGTGGATTCTGCTACATCAATGACATTGTATTGGCGATTCTGGAACTACTACAAACTTTTCCGCGCGTATTGTATATTGATATTGATATTCATCATGGAGACGGTGTTCAAGAGGCTTTTTATACATCAAATCGTGTTATGACGGTATCTTTTCACAAATATGGCAACGACTTTTTTCCATGTACGGGCGATATAAGTGAGACTGGTGTGGGCTTAGGCAAGCACTTTTGTTTAAATGTGCCACTTCAAGACGGTATTGATGACAGCTCATATGTATATCTATTTAAAAGTGTCATCGAACCGTGTATTTATACTTTTCAACCAGGCGCCATTGTGCTGCAATGCGGTGCTGACTCGCTTGGGTTGGATCGGCTGGGCTGCTTCAATCTGAGTATTACCGCTCACGGCGAGTGCGTTGCATTCACGAAAGCATTTGGATTACCACTATTGGTAGTGGGAGGCGGCGGCTACACTATCCGAAACGTCGCTCGCTGTTGGACGTATGAAACGTCCATTCTTACTGGCACACAAATTCCAGATGATCTGCCTCATACCCCCTACGACGCCTTCTTCGCACCAACGCACAGACTCCATGAGCCACTAAATACCCGCGTTGAAAATCAGAATACACGTGCGAGCCTCGAACGTACTCGTGTGCAGATTTTAGAACATTTGCGATATCTACATGGTGCTCCAAGTGTTCAGATGCAGGAGCTGCCTCCGGACCTTGCAGGAGGATGGGTGGATGAGCCTCAAGAGGCTTTGGCTTGA
- a CDS encoding chitin deacetylase: MKFAGLLAALLLVSGASAQMQKAPGRHAIFARANAPQNAEDMAKVYDPEKACKPYSPQEITQLLKGKRFPKPNKIATIVDGDDEARKLWEEIQQSNVIPKDIKVKPSVDKSHDEVDGNTDKYNDDKDPDCWWTASECKKPKHQNIPEDIYECPEPNTWGLTFDDGPNCTHNAFYDFLKEKKLKATLFYIGSYVMNLPYQAQRGLADGHDICGHTWSHHAMSTLTDEQVFAELYYTGRILKAVLNVSTTCWRPPFGDVDDRVRAIANALGYRTIIWKQDTNDWELSDTSKKGKVQKDYKKIISKAGKESPIVLAHELYNSTMGTFMENYDELSKAYKNVVPVTACQNVTSPYLEGDILYPTFDELTSGKAQYKGLPSLKDMKINTDVQYKPVPFSQKKVGFAPGAKQPESKGKGDTEEGDNNRSSESSKDHKGGEDDNEDESSTSQKDGVSQDKQNSDNNDKGDGSGALSLSGASMLHVYFATLFALLTVMVSF, from the coding sequence ATGAAGTTCGCTGGCTTGTTGGCGGCTTTGCTCCTCGTGAGCGGTGCGTCTGCACAGATGCAGAAGGCTCCTGGTCGCCACGCCATTTTTGCGCGCGCCAACGCGCCTCAAAATGCTGAGGATATGGCCAAAGTATACGACCCGGAAAAGGCTTGCAAGCCATACTCACCTCAGGAAATCACGCAGCTGTTGAAAGGCAAGCGATTCCCCAAGCCCAACAAAATTGCCACTATTGTTGACGGTGATGATGAGGCGCGTAAGCTTTGGGAGGAAATTCAGCAGTCAAATGTGATCCCCAAAGATATCAAGGTGAAGCCAAGCGTCGACAAGTCTCACGATGAGGTAGACGGAAATACAGACAAGTACAATGATGACAAGGACCCCGACTGCTGGTGGACAGCCTCGGAATGCAAAAAGCCCAAACACCAAAACATTCCCGAGGATATTTACGAGTGCCCTGAGCCAAACACTTGGGGTTTGACTTTTGATGATGGTCCTAATTGCACGCACAATGCCTTCTACGACTTCTTGAAGGAAAAGAAGCTCAAAGCCACGCTCTTTTACATTGGGTCTTACGTCATGAATCTTCCGTACCAGGCCCAGCGTGGTCTTGCTGATGGCCACGACATTTGTGGACATACTTGGTCGCATCACGCCATGTCCACTCTCACGGACGAGCAAGTATTTGCTGAGTTGTACTATACTGGTCGTATTCTCAAGGCTGTGCTGAATGTCTCAACTACTTGCTGGCGTCCCCCCTTCGGTGATGTCGATGATCGCGTTCGTGCCATTGCGAATGCTCTTGGCTACCGCACGATTATCTGGAAGCAGGACACGAATGATTGGGAACTCTCTGATACGAGCAAAAAGGGCAAGGTGCAGAAGGACTATAAGAAAATTATTAGCAAGGCTGGTAAGGAGAGCCCTATTGTTTTGGCGCATGAATTGTACAACTCTACTATGGGCACGTTTATGGAAAATTATGATGAACTCTCTAAGGCTTATAAGAATGTTGTTCCCGTCACCGCATGCCAGAATGTCACCTCGCCGTACCTGGAGGGCGACATTCTGTACCCGACATTTGATGAACTTACGTCCGGCAAAGCTCAGTACAAGGGTCTTCCGTCGCTCAAGGACATGAAAATTAATACTGACGTCCAGTACAAGCCTGTGCCTTTCTCGCAAAAGAAGGTAGGCTTTGCACCGGGCGCTAAGCAACCTGAAAGCAAGGGCAAGGGTGACACTGAGGAAGGCGATAATAACAGAAGCAGCGAGAGCAGTAAAGATCATAAAGGAGGCGAAGATGACAACGAAGACGAATCGTCTACTTCACAGAAAGACGGTGTGTCACAGGATAAACAAAACAGCGACAACAACGACAAGGGAGACGGCTCTGGTGCTCTGTCTCTTTCTGGTGCATCCATGCTCCATGTCTACTTTGCCACTCTTTTTGCACTCTTGACAGTTATGGTCTCCTTTTGA
- a CDS encoding LETM1 and EF-hand domain protein 1, mitochondrial has product MSALLMRTVVVNAERQSAKAWYVGGAWIVPHIQARSMRARLNAQMPVPVRVMSTSLVRLSPNDNKDVSKSDGPKQPMHIRAWNKLKEEVLHYWHGTKLLGKEVSISTRLLRRMVMGYTLTRREHRQLRRTMGDMLRLIPFIPFILIPAAELLLPLALRFFPNMLPSTFESKFALEEKRRRLLKLRIEMAKFLQESIKAGGLQLSESVKDSDVFKEFYHKVRIGMHPTRDDVIKVAKLFDDELTLDNLSRPQLVSICRYMQMTAFGTDNYLRFQIRHSLNRIRQDDMVISNEGTDSMSYQELLVACQSRGVWTHNRTREQLKEGLDVWINLHIREKISGTLLILSRAFYFVGEPEDANATYNDMQIRGLELTMSSLPDKLLNEAELHFSKEAATNKQRLEVLQEQEELIEDEAEQEEEVQAARNAEKSRKDAETKEASKIVPNAGNVTNDDARMTEEQLSELGEALAILSAKSSVLHERRELSELMKELPPEEKDEAPESDGSSSPKAKSLYRRIRSMLKRIDTQLEDFDKDVGGRMNLIEASSTGKISVDDLEQALRLIKHRPDEEVMHKLVDKLDVDHDGLVPLNDVLELAGKDSALAYGGQIDDIEKESAKLRSKKPRKSDIVEESK; this is encoded by the coding sequence ATGTCGGCCTTGCTGATGCGCACGGTGGTAGTGAACGCTGAGCGTCAAAGTGCCAAGGCATGGTATGTTGGTGGCGCATGGATAGTGCCACATATTCAGGCGCGGAGTATGCGTGCTCGTTTAAACGCGCAAATGCCCGTGCCTGTGCGTGTGATGTCGACGTCACTTGTTCGTCTGTCACCCAATGACAACAAGGATGTGTCCAAGTCAGATGGCCCTAAACAGCCGATGCATATTCGTGCCTGGAACAAACTAAAAGAAGAAGTCTTGCACTACTGGCACGGCACTAAGCTACTTGGGAAAGAGGTTTCCATTTCCAcgcgtcttcttcgtcgcATGGTGATGGGCTATACACTCACGCGTCGTGAGCACCGCCAGCTACGACGCACGATGGGAGATATGTTGCGCCTTATTCCATTTATTCCATTTATCCTTATTCCTGCTGCTGAACTACTCTTGCCGCTCGCCCTGCGTTTCTTTCCCAACATGCTGCCCAGCACGTTTGAAAGCAAGTTCGCGTTGGAAGAGAAGCGTCGAAGGCTCTTAAAGCTTCGAATCGAGATGGCAAAATTCTTGCAAGAATCGATTAAGGCTGGTGGACTACAATTGAGTGAATCGGTGAAGGACTCAGATGTGTTTAAAGAGTTCTACCACAAAGTACGCATCGGTATGCATCCGACACGCGACGACGTGATCAAGGTGGCAAAGCTCTTTGACGATGAGCTGACATTGGATAACTTGTCTCGCCCACAACTTGTATCTATTTGCCGGTACATGCAAATGACCGCCTTTGGAACTGACAATTATCTCCGCTTCCAGATCCGTCACTCTCTGAATCGCATCCGTCAGGACGACATGGTAATTAGCAATGAAGGCACGGACTCCATGTCTTATCAGGAGCTACTAGTTGCGTGTCAGAGCCGTGGCGTGTGGACGCACAATCGGACGAGGGAGCAGCTGAAAGAAGGCCTGGACGTGTGGATCAATTTACATATACGTGAAAAAATCAGTGGCACTCTGCTGATTCTGAGCCGTGCGTTTTACTTTGTTGGTGAGCCTGAGGATGCCAATGCCACGTACAATGACATGCAGATCCGTGGTTTGGAACTGACCATGAGCTCACTGCCAGACAAGCTCCTGAACGAGGCCGAATTGCACTTCAGCAAGGAGGCTGCTACCAACAAGCAGCGTCTGGAAGTGCTGCAAGAACAAGAAGAACTCATTGAAGATGAGGCTGAGCAGGAAGAGGAAGTCCAAGCGGCACGCAATGCTGAAAAGTCGCGCAAGGATGCTGAAACGAAGGAAGCATCCAAAATTGTGCCCAATGCAGGCAACGTGACCAATGATGATGCTCGCATGACGGAGGAGCAGCTCTCTGAGCTTGGTGAGGCACTTGCTATTCTTAGTGCCAAGTCATCCGTGCTacacgagcgccgcgagtTGTCCGAGTTGATGAAGGAGCTTCCGCCTGAAGAGAAGGATGAGGCGCCTGAATCTGATGGCTCGTCATCACCCAAGGCAAAAAGTCTCTACCGTCGTATCCGTTCCATGCTGAAACGTATTGacacgcagctcgaggaCTTTGACAAGGACGTTGGTGGACGTATGAACCTCATCGAGGCCAGTTCAACGGGAAAGATTAGTGTCGATGATCTGGAACAAGCGCTGCGTCTGATCAAGCATCGTCCTGACGAAGAAGTGATGCACAAATTGGTTGACAAGCTTGATGTAGATCACGACGGACTCGTGCCCCTCAACGATGTGTTGGAGCTGGCCGGCAAGGACAGTGCGCTTGCCTATGGCGGCCAGATTGATGATATCGAGAAGGAAAGTGCCAAGTTGCGCTCGAAGAAGCCACGCAAGAGTGATATCGTCGAAGAAAGTAAGTAA
- a CDS encoding ribosomal RNA-processing protein 12: MSTDVVSSADERRAGLLDALGRIRHLKDSKLENQRASAQLLVAIEATLLERAATDSQHAEPGPTQYLLALESLLNSESTNADILGSSIYLLSIVLPYVTPGVVRAKSHALLIAVAVPLAEPHGASENMNARLRASLSVVDTLLSIVPVQERATLERERTWLTVWDLVLNLCMDARPKVRRRAHEVVTHILGLPSWEHAHPYAERTMAWAARTLHSVAAARGVSSTKASHKVEFDKHQGKAKHARSAAAERQKQAADGAASTGIWVCALLQTILPLVPMASTTPLVHELLTLPALQNPFLTVSVYDVFAVLFRTPRTEASLDVSAPVQRDVTLLRHTLDALQTNVPAHTDVHILPAYLNVLESCMVAYSAADIETAWSLTPAMWKSTMQLALSASSDASRSSADVRMAGRKLLQALARYCIPDHAVAQALTSEDALFAHMIRSLRDAFGKHALRYTHTRSDILHILASMLRRLRYPLENGGVPPAEPLLMSAVEDVAALRVQRNFDARPDADAVLGAAISACGPRAFLEHLPLDLLDQHGRPNTQGGAGGARGRAWLLPLLREHISNTELAHFVEELVPLSEALFEVRVRAEQPTDGSAPRPVEVKVMEALIEQIWVCFPGYCDLCRDIDTALTPSVLELLVNVLRTQSALRPAILKGLQLLVQRTESVIASQVPSVQLLRQFGVDQNDGRRFLEHLRSMSGVLLASLFQLLTELPAQSRGYVMECVATYLAILDAPSISKTFAKVAHMLQQALATYHPSAHAPTPGKPEPNSPRYVPPVPHTMLDLFIVLVPYVHGADAASLFDACMHVLQVDDSGLQKKAYRALSRLLDGKDAAALRAHVGCAALVSRYLELDVPPGAVRDRLALFRTLVPHMPDDDLGTLAALVPEAVLGTKEANQGAREEAYALLVDMGHRMARGGRINRAQAGTDVQDIVAASVPEYVMMVAAGLAGASPRMIGASITALARLLYEFHLALPDDMLAELLTTMLVYLESTNREIVKASLGFCKVATLSLSPQQIEQVLPSLVPALLQIRHVHKNHFKAQVRHLMERLLRRFGEKAVSAHVDPENQRLIANIRKRKERAKRRRAHADGGEDEIEPIARSGGMDAFEDALYGSDSDDSDEEEEEDAAVPRRSRHREDDTYLLEDDDAPMDLLDEAAVGAIRTNVRHKARRQPGQEAKSFETDESGRMRISEHDHDADQDTEPSSAASQAGRAYMEREMGVDGLTFRGRGGSVKFNKNNKRTRANERMDDEDEEESNGSNALPRQKKKRGKQAIGSEFKARRAEGDVQKGGMSPYAYVPLSAVAGKRNAKKASSLAITGKRRKAT; this comes from the coding sequence ATGAGCACAGACGTGGTGTCCAGTGCAGATGAGCGTCGAGCAGGTCTGCTTGATGCTCTTGGGCGTATTAGACACCTAAAAGATTCCAAGTTAGAAAATCAACGTGCCTCAGCTCAATTGCTAGTGGCTATCGAGGCGACGCTTTTGGAACGAGCAGCCACTGATAGCCAGCATGCTGAGCCTGGGCCGACGCAGTACCTTTTGGCCTTAGAGAGCCTGCTGAATTCGGAAAGTACGAATGCAGACATACTGGGGTCGTCCATTTATCTGCTCTCGATCGTGCTACCGTACGTGACTCCTGGAGTTGTTCGTGCGAAAAGCCATGCCTTGCTCATTGCTGTGGCTGTGCCTCTCGCTGAGCCGCATGGCGCAAGCGAGAACATGAACGCACGACTCCGTGCATCTCTCAGTGTTGTGGACACATTGCTTTCGATTGTGCCTGTACAAGAGCGCGCGACGCTTGAGCGCGAACGCACATGGCTTACGGTCTGGGACCTTGTGCTCAATCTGTGCATGGACGCTCGACCCAAGGTTCGTCGGCGTGCTCATGAAGTGGTTACACACATACTTGGTCTTCCTTCATGGGAGCACGCGCATCCTTATGCTGAGCGTACTATGGCGTGGGCTGCGCGTACGTTGCATAGTGTCGCGGCGGCTCGTGGCGTCTCTTCGACCAAAGCGAGTCACAAGGTCGAGTTTGACAAGCATCAGGGAAAGGCAAAGCATGCACGGAGTGCGGCTGCAGAGCGCCAGAAGCAGGCAGCTGACGGCGCGGCCAGTACGGGCATTTGGGTGTGTGCGCTGCTTCAAACGATCTTGCCGCTTGTCCCAAtggccagcacgacgccgctTGTGCATGAGCTTCTGACACTTCCAGCACTTCAGAACCCTTTCCTTACTGTTTCTGTGTACGATGTCTTTGCAGTGTTGTTCCGCACGCCAAGGACCGAGGCTAGTCTGGACGTCTCTGCCCCTGTCCAACGCGACGTCACTCTGTTGCGCCATACGCTCGATGCATTGCAGACAAATGTGCCAGCGCATACTGATGTGCACATACTCCCTGCGTACTTGAATGTACTTGAGTCCTGTATGGTGGCTTATTCTGCTGCTGATATCGAGACGGCATGGTCGCTCACGCCAGCCATGTGGAAGAGCACCATGCAGCTGGCACTGTCTGCGAGCTCTGATGCATCACGTTCGTCAGCAGACGTTCGCATGGCGGGTCGGAAACTGCTCCAGGCTCTCGCGCGCTACTGTATACCGGACCATGCCGTGGCCCAGGCGCTTACCTCGGAAGACGCACTCTTTGCCCACATGATCAGATCATTGCGTGATGCCTTTGGTAAGCATGCTCTGCGTTACACCCACACTCGCAGCGATATCCTGCACATTCTGGCCAGTATGCTCCGTCGTCTGCGGTATCCTCTTGAGAATGGAGGTGTGCCACCCGCAGAACCTCTGCTCATGTCGGCCGTAGAGGATGTGGCCGCCctgcgcgtgcagcgcaATTTTGATGCGCGCCCTGACGcggatgccgtgctggGCGCTGCAATTTCTGCTTGTGGACCGCGCGCCTTTTTGGAGCACCTGCCGCTTGACCTGCTCGACCAGCACGGACGACCCAACACCCAGGGGGGCGCTGGTGGAGCACGTGGCAGGGCTTGGCTGTTACCTCTGCTGCGGGAGCATATTTCGAACACGGAACTTGCGCATTTTGTCGAGGAGCTAGTGCCACTAAGTGAGGCACTGTTTgaggtgcgtgtgcgcgcgGAACAGCCGACGGATGGCAGCGCACCGCGCCCTGTTGAAGTCAAGGTCATGGAGGCACTTATTGAGCAGATTTGGGTGTGCTTCCCGGGCTACTGTGACTTGTGTCGCGACATTGATACGGCCCTGACGCCATccgtgctcgagctgctggtcAATGTGCTTCGGACTCAATCGGCCTTGCGACCTGCAATTCTAAAGGGTCTGCAGTTGTTGGTACAGCGCACGGAGTCTGTCATCGCGTCGCAAGTGCCCTCGGTGCAACTTCTGCGTCAGTTTGGTGTGGATCAGAACGATGGTCGACGCTTTCTGGAGCATCTGCGTTCCATGTCGGGTGTGCTGCTCGCGTCTCTTTTCCAGCTGCTGACCGAGCTGCCTGCGCAGTCTCGTGGCTACGTGATGGAATGCGTGGCAACATATCTTGCGATCCTCGACGCGCCCAGCATTTCCAAGACATTCGCCAAGGTCGCACAtatgctgcagcaggcgctcgcgacgtACCATCCAAGCGCACATGCGCCTACGCCTGGCAAACCTGAGCCTAACAGCCCACGGTATGTACCACCGGTACCACACACGATGCTCGACTTGTTTATTGTATTGGTGCCGTACGTTCATGGTGCGGATGCCGCGTCGCTCTTTGATGCGTGTATGCATGTGCTTCAGGTCGATGACAGCGGTCTCCAAAAGAAAGCGTACCGCGCCTTATCACGACTGTTGGATGGAAAGGACGCTGCGGCTTTGCGTGCGCATGTGGGTTGTGCGGCTCTTGTGTCGCGGTACTTGGAgctcgatgtgccgccggGTGCTGTGCGTGATCGCTTGGCCCTGTTCCGGACACTCGTGCCTCACATgcccgacgacgacctcgGCACACTCGCTGCGCTCGTACCTGAGGCTGTGCTGGGCACCAAAGAAGCCAACCAAGGCGCACGCGAGGAGGCTTATGCGCTCCTGGTCGACATGGGCCACCGCATGGCCCGCGGTGGCCGCATCAATCGGGCTCAGGCAGGCACCGACGTTCAAGACATCGtggctgcgtcggtgcCTGAATACGTGATGATGGTTGCAGCGGGCTTGGCTGGAGCGAGTCCACGTATGATCGGCGCTTCTATCACGGCACTAGCGCGTCTCTTGTACGAGTTTCATCTGGCGCTACCCGACGATATGCTGGCGGAGCTGCTGACGACGATGCTCGTATACTTAGAAAGCACAAACCGCGAGATTGTCAAGGCTTCTCTGGGTTTCTGCAAGGTTGCGACGTTGTCTTTATCGCCGCAGCAAATCGAGCAGGTGCTGCCTTCGTTAGTGCCAGCCCTCCTTCAGATCCGACACGTTCACAAAAACCATTTCAAGGCACAGGTGCGCCATTTGatggagcgcctgctgcgcagGTTCGGCGAAAAGGCTGTCTcggcgcacgtcgatcCCGAGAACCAACGTCTGATTGCTAATATCCGCAAGCGCAAGGAGCGCGCTaagcgccgtcgcgcacatGCGGATGGAGGCGAAGATGAGATTGAACCCATCGCCCGGTCAGGTGGTATGGATGCCTTCGAGGATGCCTTGTATGGTAGTGACTCGGACGATTCcgacgaagaggaggaggaagacgcAGCTGTGCCACGTCGTTCTCGCCACCGTGAAGACGACACGTACTTATTggaagatgatgatgcaCCTATGGATCTGCTTGATGAGGCTGCAGTGGGAGCCATCAGAACCAACGTGCGTCAcaaggcgcgtcgccagcCTGGTCAAGAGGCCAAGTCATTTGAAACAGACGAGTCTGGTCGCATGCGCATTTCTGAACATGACCACGATGCTGACCAAGACACTGAGCCCagcagcgcagcatcgcAGGCGGGCCGTGCATACATGGAACGGGAAATGGGTGTGGATGGTCTGACATTCCGAGGCCGCGGTGGCTCTGTCAAGTTCAACAAAAACAACAAGCGCACTCGTGCGAATGAGCGCATggacgatgaagacgaggaagagTCGAATGGCAGCAATGCACTGCCTCGCCAGAAGAAGAAGCGAGGAAAACAAGCCATTGGCTCCGAGTtcaaggcacgccgcgccgaaGGCGATGTCCAGAAAGGTGGAATGAGTCCCTACGCCTACGTTCCCCTGTCGGCTGTGGCTGGCAAGCGCAACGCGAAGAAagcgtcgtcgctcgccATCACGGGCAAGCGACGCAAAGCGACATAG